GGTCTGGTCCTCGATGCGCTGGCGGTCGCGGATCGGTCGGCAGCCGCAGCGTTGGCATCCGCAAGCGATGGGAACGACAGCGTCACGACCGAACCACGGGGGTCGGTGTTCTCGATGGCCAGCTCGCCGTCCATCCCCTCGACAATCCATTTGACGAGCCACAGCCCCAGTCCGCTGATATGTTCGAGCGGTGTCTCGATGCCAGCAGTGATCACTCGCTGTTCGGCCTCGGGAACCCCCGGGCCGTTGTCGCTGACGGTGAGTTCGACCCGGTCGGTCTCCGGACAGTGAGTGACGACAACGTCGACCTCCGGCGTCTCGCTGTCGTTGTGTTCGACTGCGTTCTCGATGAGGTTGGTGACCGCCGACCGGATCAGCGTATCACCTAGGATCGAAGCGTTCTCAACCCGGGTTCGAATCTCGGTGTCCGGATACGTTTCGTGGATCGACTGCACCTCGTCTTCGACGATTCGCGAGAGATCGATCCGCTTGAGTTCCTGATCACGGCCATGGAGCCGCTGGTCGATCTTCCGGACTTTTTCGCCGAGGCGTACCAGATTGCTCGCCTTCTGTTCGATGGTCTCGGCATGTCGACCGCGCTTGGCATCGAGCGTCTCGGTAAGGATTTCGGCGTGGCCGACCACGACGTTCATATCGTTTCTGAGGTCGTGGCGGAGCACGCGGTTCATCACCCGTCGACGCTGTTGATTCTGATAGCGGTCGGTGATGTCACGGATCGTGATAATGACACCGTCGGTTGCCGGTGTCGAGTGACTGCCGCGAACGGTGGTTTCGACCATCCGCCAGTCGCCATCGTCGGTCTGCACACGGTACTGGGAGTTGATCGTCCGATCACTGTCGGCGACCGCCTCCATTTCGGCTTCGATTGGCTCGATGTCGTCGGGGTGGAACAGTTCACTGAGGTCCCGGCCGACGAGTTCGAGCTGTGTGTAGGCCAACTCCGGCTCGACCGACGGACTCACGTAGCTAATCCGGCCGTCCGGGTCGACAATCGTCACGATGTCGCTCGTGTGTTCGATTACCGCCTGGAACTCCAACTCCTGTTCGCGTTGGGCCGTGACATCCCGGAACACCAGCAGTTGGCCCTCGACCGAGAGTTCGGCTGGGACCGGTTCGGTGCTGACGATGAACTGGCTCCCGTCGTCGAGACACAGTTCGACACCGGATGGATGGGGCCGGAGTTGGGCCTCGCCACCATCGGTCCGCTGAGCCGCCTCCGACTCGGCCGGAGACTCGCTGTCTGGGAGATCATCTCGATTGCTGAACTGGAGCAACTGCTCGCCACCGGGGAGTACCGAGGCCGCATCAAGACCGATCACCGGATCGGGCAACAAGAGTTGGCGACGGGCAGCAGTGTTTGCGATGCGAATTCGGCCCTCGTCGTCGACCAACACGACGCCGTCTTCCATCGTCGACAGCACACGGCCGTGGGCGGTCGGTAGAATGTCGAACAGCCGGTAGCGGGCACTGCCGAGCAAAATGAGCGTACTAAACAGGCTCAACACCAACGGCGGTCCGTGGATTGCGGCCAGCTCAAAATTAAACAGCTGTTGGACCGGGCCGAGCAGTGGAACGGCTCCGGCTGCCACCAACACCAACAGCTGTGGATGGTAGGCCGGGTCGGTGTCGCCGAGGGTGCGAATGAGGAACAGTATCGACAACACCCCCAGCAGAAACATATAGGTTTGATGAAAGGCGAAGATCGGTTCGAGTGTCGGGAGGACGACGAGTTGGCTGCCGACCATCCCGGTCGTCTCGCCGCTGACGAACAGTCGGTGGGCCGGCATCGTCAGTGCGGCTCCCAACATGACCACGGGCTCGATAGCCAAGAGCCCGAGGACCGGTCGTGTCAGGAGGGACTTCTGGTCGGTGTAGGCAACCACGAAGACGAACCACAGCGTACTGTAGGGAATCAACCCGAGCCACAGCCAGCGCAGTGCGTTGTAACTTTCGGCAGGGGACGCTATGAGATAGATCGAATAGCCGAAAGCCCAGAGCGCACAGGAGATCGCAACGCCAACAAACGAGTACTGCACTAACTTCGATTGAGTCTCACACACCCGGTAGGAAACGACCGCAAGCACCGTCGAAAGAAGTCCCGACAGTACTGCGAGTTGAAATACCGGGAGCATCGAGTACATGAATCTGGTCTCTCTTCACTGTATCTTACTTTCCAGTTATTAATGCATTGGTTGCGAATATTCTTTTTGAGAACTGTAGACAATTTAAAGCGATAATTCCCGTCCAATTATCAGTCGCTGTATTTGACTGGTTCCCTCGCCGATCTCCATCAGCTTCGCATCCCGGTAGAACCGCTGTGGAGCGTACTCGGTCATATAGCCGTGGCCGCCGAGTACCTGAATCGCGCTTTCGGCGACCTCACGGGCGGCTTCCGAGGCATCAAGCTTTGCCAAGGCGGCCGCATTCGTCGTCGACTCCCCGCGGTCGTATTTCCACGCGGCTTTCCGAGTCAGCAGTCGCGCACGTTCGGTTTTGCGGTACATCTCGACGATCAGATCCCGAACGGCATCGAACTCCGCTATCGGCTGGTCGAACTGCTCGCGTTCGCCAGCGTACGTTTTGGCGGCCTCGTAGGCACCCTGTGCTAGCCCCGTCGACAGGGCTGCAATCGAGATTCGACCCCCGTCGAGCGTTGTGAGCGTCTGTGTCCAGCCCTCGCCCGTCTCACCCAGCAGTCGGTCCTCGGGAAGCCGCACGTCGTCGAGGGTGAACGTGCACGTCGGCGAACTGTGGAGACCCATCTTGTCCCAAATCTTGGTAATTTCGAAGCCGTCGTCTGCGTGGGGATCGAGAATAAACGTCGAGATGCCGTCGTAACCTGCCTCGGGATCAGTGACGGCCTTCAGAATGATCGAATCGGCGACGTTGGCGTTCGTAATAAACTGCTTTGTGCCGTTTATCACCCACTCGTCGCCGTCTTTGACGGCCTGTGTCTGGAGGTTGGAGGCATCCGAACCGCTTTCGGGTTCGGTGAGCGCCCACGCGCCGAGCGACTCGCCGCGTGCAAGGGGTTCGAGCCAGCGCTCTTTCTGGGCCTCCGTGCCGAAGGCGTCGAGCGGTTTCGAGGCCAGTGAGGTGTGGGCCGCATACGAGAGGCCAGTACCGCCGGAGACACGGCCAAGCTCCTCGACGACCAGCGAGTAGGCCTGCTGGCCAGCCCCTCGGCCCCCGTAGGCTTCGCTGATCGGCACGCCCAACAGCCCACGGTCGCCGAGTTCGTCGAAGATCTCGGCCGGAAACCGTCGGTCGTCCTCGATTTTCTGGGCAATGGGGGCCAGTTCCGCCTCACAGAACGCCCGAACCTCCTCGCGTCGCTCCTGATTTTCCGCGGATAGCTCGAAATCCATACCGAACAGTGGATCAGCCGACAGATAAACATCCCGAACAACCATAATAATTACTGAACAATCGGGTGGTTGTTTATATACGTCGCGGTCGTGCGTACGGTCGAATGCGTCTACGCCGCCTGGTCCGCGGCCGGATCGACTGGCCCGAACTGGAGACTGTCATCAAAACCATTGCCGAGCGGTACGACCGCGATGAGGTCAGCGTCCGGTTTCTGGAGGCTGATAACTGGCTGTCGACGCCGATGGTCGTCGACGAGGACCTGTTCGTGAAGGTCATCAGCAAGCAGAACACGATGGTCCATGCGCTGTTCACGACCGGGCGGAATATCGGGGCCTTCTCAGCCGGGACTGAGGGTTTCTTTGAGTCCTTCCAGACACCCTACGAGATGGCCCGCCACGAACTGGAGGCGACCCGCGAGATGCGCGAACTCGGCATCAACACCCCCGAACCGGTCGAGGCGTTCGAGGTCGACGGCTTCGGGGTCGTGGTGCTCGAATATCTCCCCGATTTCAGACCGCTGGACGAACTCGATCCGGAGAGCGAGTTGGGACTGGCAGTCGACTTGTTCGACGCCTTGAAAACGCTCCACGACGCCGGGTTGGCCCACGGCGACCTGCGGGCCGAGAACGTCCTCATTTTGGACGCCGAACTGTTCTTTATCGACGCGACGAACGTCAACAGCGAAGGCAACAATTCGATTCGATGGTACGATCTAGCCTGTGGACTGGCCGCCCTTGAACCGCTAATCGGTGCGCGGGAGGCCGTCGACGCCGCGCTGGCGGTCTACTCGGTCGACGAGTTGCTCAATGCGATGGATTTCCTGAGTTTCGTGAAAATCCGCCCTGACCATGATTTCGAGGCCGCCGCGCTGACGAGTGAGATCGAAAAACGGGCGACTGATAGTCAGCGCGCCTGAGTAGCTGCGGTCGCCAGCAGTCCTCCCAACGCTCTTTTTAAGATACCTAGCTAACGATGCTGTCGACAGTCGAATTCTCGTCGACGTAGTACTCCCAAATGTACAGTGTTGCAGTCGAGCGATACGGAGCCCAATCCTCGGCACGCGCTCGCATTTCGGGTCGGGACTCATCGCTGAACAGAGCGGTCATCCCGCGGCGAACCGCCAAATCCTCGACGGGAAAGACATCGGGACGGCCCAGTCCGAAGATGAGCGTCATTTTTGCGGTCCACACACCGATGCCCGAGATCTCGGTGAGCGTCTCGATAACGGCGCTATCGCTTTGGCCAGCAAACTGGTCGGTAGTGACCTCCTCTGCTAGGAACCACGTAGCGACCGCCCGCACGTACTCGACTTTTTGTGGTGAGAGCCCAGCCTCGCGGAGCGTCGACTCCTCGGCGGCCAAGATTCCTTCCGGCGTGATGTCGACCGCGGCAAACAGGCGTTTGCGAATCGTTCGGGCGGCTTCAGTCGAAATGAGTTGGTTGACAATCGAGATGACCAGTCGTTCGAACAGGTCCTCGGCTGGCTCAAGGGTCAACTCACCGTAGCTCTCGACAAGGGGTTCCAGCTCCGTCTGCCGCAACTGATCGTGTACGTCGACCACGAGTGGGCTCGGTGTCGAGCACAGAAATCGATTGTGTCGTGAGCCATCTAATGTTGGTAAGAAAAAATGACAGAACAAAATAAAGTAAGAATCAAACAACAGAACAACAGAAATTATACCTCTTGGTAACGTAACCCACACTAATGAGCCAGACGGATTCCCGGGCAGGGACACGACTCACACTCGATCTGTGGCACCCGAACTGCTGGGCGATTGATGCAACAACCGAAGTTTCAGGAGGTGTGTTGGCCCATGCAATCTACAACACACCCACGACAGATATGCGTTCAGCGTCAGTTAACGGACTTTTTACTGCGTTTGGTGACACTGTCGACGAGGTCGAAGCGTTGCTTGACCAGATCGACGCTTCACCACACAGCGGTGAACTGCTGGAACTCCAGGAACGGTTTGGAGCCGGACACGCCGCGCCGGGCAACGTGGTCCGAGAGTTTTTCCTCGAATACAAACCCGGAGATATGGTCTGTCCCGTGCTGTTAGAACACGGCTTTGTCCACAGTGCCCCAGTCCGTATCGAAAACGGACGGGAAGTGTGGGAGGTGTGTTTCGCCGGCAACCGTCCCAGTATCGAGCCCTCGCTCGACGGTGTTCGGGAGGATGCCGGTGCTGATATCGAAGTCAAGGGCTCTGTTGAAATCCTTGAAGATTTACATGTTTGTCGTGTAATTCCATGAGATGAAGACCCTCCCGAAGTCGCAGATTCTCCGTTTTACTGAGAAGGCGATCCACCTAGCACGCCGAGCAGTCTCTCGATACTCCTCGAAGTTTTCTAAACACCGCTATACACTCCCGCAGCACGTTGTTCTACTGTGTCTCAAAGTTCGGAAGAACACGACCTATCGTGGTCTGCTTGACGAACTGATCGAGATGCCACGCATTCGTCAAGCTCTTGGATTAACTGAACTACCTACGCCATCAACGCTCTGTAAGGCGTTCAATCGGCTTGATATGGCTGTATGGCGTGTTGTATTGACTCTCTCAGCGACGCTACTTCCGACGAGTGGAATCGTTGGAGTTGATGCGTCAGGGTTCGGCCGCAGTCACGCCTCAAAACATTACACGAAACGGGCTGAACTCACGATTCAGCAGCTCAAAGTGACGCTGTTGGTAGATACGAAAGTGAACGCAATTCTCGATCTGCACGTGACGACGACACGAAAACACGATAGTCAGATCGCTCCATCGTTGATCAAACGCAACCCCGAGACCATCGACATTCTGCTCGGTGACAAAGGCTACGACGACCAGAAGATCAGACGACTTGCCCGTCACCACGAGGTTCGGCCACTGATTAAGCATCGTGAGTTCACATCTCTCCACAAGGCATGGAACGCACGCTTAGACGCTGATCTCTACGGACAGAGAAGTCAATCAGAGACGGTCAACTCAACGCTCAAACGAAAGTACGGTGCCTTCGTTCGCTCCCGACAATGGTGGAAACAGTTCCGTGAACTCGTTCTTAGATGTCTTGTCTACAATATCGACCGAGCCCTCTAAGATCAGTACAGAGCAAAGGTCCCACAATCGTTATCTCATCAGGCATTAACCCATTATGTATGTCAAAAGTAATTTGGACACTTGCTGTAGCATATGGTCTCGTTGGACTCGGTCTATTCTACAGTTTAGCAGTAGATTCTAGTGAGCTATTTTTAGCCATGACTACCGTCATCTATGTTCTAATGCTTCCATTAGCATATCTAGTCTATAAAAAACGGGTTGTAAGTGAGTAATCGCTCAAGAAACAGCCAATTCCCACATCTACGTAGCAGCTGTGTCACTGCTAAAAGTGTTAGTTCAATAGGATTTCAACAAAGCCTGGTGATATACATACACCATCGTTCTGTCATGGAACGAAAGCAAGATCAGGCCCCGTTCCAGTAGGAAAACCGGCGCCGTCTGGCGATTATACTTCCAAAACCAGTGGGCGCTGCAGGATTTGAACCCGCGGCAGCTTGGTCCGAAGCCAAGTACTCTGTCCAGGCTGAGCTAAGCGCCCGCACTCGATTATTCCGAAGCTCCAATAATAAGGGCGTCGGTCTCGTCGCACCCAGTCGACCGGTCACACACAACGTGATTGAGGATCCGCGTCCTTTATTCGGTGACACTCACCATCGGGATGTATGGCAACGTTGGCGGTTCGTGGGCGGGCCTGTCTCGACCTCACGCGGCCGGGGAACGCGATAGCTGCGGGACTGCTCACGTTTACCGGTGCGTTCGTCGCTGGGGGTGTGAGTGGTGCGCCGGCGGCTGTGGGAGCTGCAGTCATCGCAACGCTCACCGCGACCGGCGGCGGCAACGCGATCAACGACTACTTCGACCGGGAGATCGACGCGATCAACCAGCCCGAGCGACCGATTCCACGGGGTGACATCTCCGCGCGCGGCGCACTGCGGTTCAGCCTCGTACTCTTCGGGATCGCCACCGCCGCCGCACTGACGCTCCCGGCGGTCGCCATCGCCATCGCCGTCTTCAATTTCATCGCACTGGTGGCCTACACGGAGCTATTTAAAGGGTTGCCAGGGGTTGGCAACGCGTTGGTCGGCTATCTGACCGGGAGCACATTCCTCTTTGGCGGCGCAGCAGTCGACAGGCCGCTCGGTGCGGTCACCCTGTTCGGACTCGCGGCCATCGCAACGCTCACCCGCGAAATCGTCAAAGATGTCGAAGATATCGCCGGCGACCGAGAGGAGGGACTGCGGACGTTACCGATTGTGATCGGTGAGCGCCGCGCGCTACTGATCGGAGTTGCTGTGATGGTCCTCGCGGTCGCCGCAAGCGGCTGGCCGTATCTCACGGGGACGTTCGGTGTCGTCTATCTCGCGGTTGTGATTCCGGCCGATCTGGTGATGCTCGGCGCGACGGTACGGGCGTTTACGGCACCGCGGACGGGCCAGCGATGGCTGAAACGTGGGATGTTGTTGGCCGCAGTGGCGTTCGTTGCTGGCCGAGCGGTGGTGGTAATCGGGACATAAACCGGTAGTATACCCCCCGAATCCAACTGGCATAATCAAAAAGAATATTACCCGCAACCGGTATCATCCATGCAGCCGATGAGTCCCGGACTGCCGGATCGACATTCGAGTGGACATCAGCCGTGCCACTGCACGACTCGGGAGCAGTTATAATGTATGAGCTTACTGCGGATCTCGATGAGGAAGTCCTACCGGGAACGAATATACTGATTTCCGGACCACCACTGACAGGAAAACGGTCGCTTGCGCTCGATATCCTCGCCAACGGCGTCGAAAAAGGCGAGGGTGCGATTATCGTCACGACAAAGGACAGTGCAACCCGTGTACTGGAGGACTTTGCACGACGCACCAAGTACGAGGGTCGACCGGTCGCGGTCGTCGACTGTGTCACCCGCCAGCAGGGCGTTGGTGAAGTACGGGAGGACAAACGCATCAAATACACTTCCTCGCCGGTCGACATGACCGGAATTGGGATCAAACTCTCCGAGTTCCTGCAGGCGTTCCATCAGGATCAGGGAATCACTCACAACCGGATCATGGTCCATTCGCTGTCGACGCTGTTGATGTATGCCGATCTCCAGACCGTCTTCCGATTCCTCCACGTCTTTACGGGCCGCATCCAGAGCGTCGACGGGCTGGGCGTCTTCTGTATCGACTCGACGTCCCACGACGATCAGGCGATGAACACCCTTACGCAGCTCTTTGACGGCGTGATTCGGATGAAGGAAGACGAGCCGCCGGAAGTCCGACTCCAGCAATAACTGACTCAATACTTTTGCAACTCCCGCCCGACATCGTAGCTATGGCTGTCTCAGATGACGACACCCTTCGTGAACTGCTCGGGATGAATCGAATCGCGGTTGTTGGCTGTTCGAGCACGCCAGGCAAAGCCGCCCACGAGATCCCTGCCTATCTCCAGCGACAGGGGTACGAGATCTACCCCGTCAACCCATTTGCCGACGAAATTCTCGGTCGGGAGGCCGTCGACTCACTGAGTGAGATCGAAAACGAAATCGATCTCGTCGACGTCTTTCGCCCCAGCGAAGAGGTTGCTGGCATCGTCGACGAAACGCTCGACCGCACGGAGTCAACGGGCGATGTCGAGGCGATCTGGCTCCAGTTGGGTATTCATGACGATGCGGCGGTCGAGAAAGCAGAAGCGGCCGGACTGACCGTGGTCGAAGATCGGTGTATGAAAGTCGAACACCAGCGTTTGATGGAGTAATCGTTCGAATTAGGCTTCGGTCTCCGGATCGTCCGTGTCAGCTGACTCCGATTCGTCGACGGCTCCAGCCTCGGCCTCAGCGTCGAGAATATGTGCATCCGCCGAGACTGCATCGAGATCGATATCGAGTTCGGTCGCAATCGCTTCGATGATCGCCCGCTGTTCGACGATCTCTGTTTCGAGCGTCTGCACCCGGTCGCCGGTGTTCTGGACAGTCTCCTGTGTCGTGTCGACCTGCTCACGGACCTCGTTGAGCCGGTGGAACATCTTTTCGGCGGTATCTGCAAGCATCTGGATTTTCTTTGTCGTGCTTCCGAGTCCCATACTGACCCATGAGTGTCAGGCTTTGTGTCCTTTGTGGCTTGGTCGTCCCAACGTTACCGAAACCCCTCTCGAACCGGACTGGAGCCGAGTACTTTTCGTCCCGCCCGTGTTGGAACCCTGTATGGATGGGCCACGGATTCTGTTGACAAACGACGACGGGATCGACAGCGTCGGCTTTCGCGCGCTCTACGAGGGCCTTTCGACGCTCGGCGACGTGATCGCGGTCGCGCCCGCCGACGATCAAAGCTCAGTCGGGCGGTCGATCTCGCGGGCGGTCGACGTCCGCGACCACGAACTCGGCTACGAGGTAGCAGGGACGCCGGTCGACTGCGTGATCGCTGGCCTCGGGACCCTCTGTCCCGATGTCGATCTCGTCGTCTCGGGCTGTAACAAGGGCGCAAACATCGGAGCCTACGTCCTCGGTCGATCCGGAACCGTCAGTGCGGCTGTCGAAGCCGCCTTTTTTGACGTGCCTGCGATCTCGGTCTCGTTATATATTGACGCGGGCGACGACTGGCAGCAGCTCGCGACCGACCCCGCGGATTTCCGCCATGCGACCGCTGCAACCCGGTATCTCGTCGACCACGCGGGCGAGGCTGGCGTCTTCGAGGCCGCCGACTACCTGAACGTGAACGTCCCCTATATCGAGACCGAATCAGGACGCATCGAGCCGAGCGAGATGGTGGTCACCCATCCGTCGACGCGATACGAGATGGGAGCCGAGCGAAACGGCGAGCAGGTCGACTTGCAGGACAACATCTGGGAGATGATGCGTTCGGGGTCGATCACGGACCCAGAAGGAACCGACCGCCGAGCCGTGGCCGAGGGACAGATCAGCGTCTCGCCGTTGACCGCGCCTCACTCGACAAAACACCACGACGCGCTCGATAGCCTCGCAGAACAGTATCGGGTCGAAAACGAAGGGCCCAGTTAGTCGTCGGATTCGGCCGCGGCGGTGTCGGCGTCGGCTGCTGCGGTCTTGGCGCGGGTGCGTTCGAGTTCTTCGAGATACGCATCTGCATCCATCGCGCTCTGACAACCCATACCCGCCGCAGTGACTGCCTGCTGGTAGTGGAAGTCGACCACGTCACCCGCGCCGAACAACCCCGCGACACCAGTTGCAGTCTGGTTGCCGCCCTCGCCGCCCTCTGTCTTCAGATACCCCTCATCGTCGGTGTCGACACCGATGTCCTCCAAGTAGCCCGTGTTCGGCGTGTGACCGATAGCGTAGAAGACCGCACCCGCATCGAACTCGAACTCCTCAGTCTCTGGATCGTCGAGTTTGGCGGTCGGGTGGCCCTCGGGATGGCGCACAAGCGTCACCGAGTCGACGCCTTCCTCACGGCTGCCGTGGAGTTCGGTGGCCTCGGTGTTGCGCATAATTTCGATTTCGCCCGCGTCGACTTTGTCCATGATGCGGTCGATCCAGACGTCCTCGGCGCGGAACTCCTCGCGGCGGTGGACGATATAGACCGTCGAGGCGAACTTCGTGAGGAAGTGAGCTTCCTCCATCGCGGCGTCGCCGCCGCCGATAACGACGATCTTCTCGTCGCGGAAGAAGGCTCCGTCACAGGTCGCACACGTCGACAGGCCGTAGCCCATCAGATCGTCCTCGCCCGGAATACCGAGTGTCCGGGCACTCGCACCGGAGGCGGCGATCACGGCATCGGCGGTGTAGACGTCGCCGTTCGAGAGCGTGATCCGGAACAAGCGATCAGTTCCTTCGCCTTCGGCGTCGACTGATTCCAGCACGCCGTTTTTCGTATCTGCACCGAACTGCTCGGCCTGCTCTTTCATGTTGTTGATGAGCTCCGGCCCGGAGATGCCCTCGGGGAAGCCGGGGTAGTTCTCGACATCGGTGGTTAGTGTGAGC
This sequence is a window from Halohasta litchfieldiae. Protein-coding genes within it:
- a CDS encoding histidine kinase N-terminal 7TM domain-containing protein, which translates into the protein MYSMLPVFQLAVLSGLLSTVLAVVSYRVCETQSKLVQYSFVGVAISCALWAFGYSIYLIASPAESYNALRWLWLGLIPYSTLWFVFVVAYTDQKSLLTRPVLGLLAIEPVVMLGAALTMPAHRLFVSGETTGMVGSQLVVLPTLEPIFAFHQTYMFLLGVLSILFLIRTLGDTDPAYHPQLLVLVAAGAVPLLGPVQQLFNFELAAIHGPPLVLSLFSTLILLGSARYRLFDILPTAHGRVLSTMEDGVVLVDDEGRIRIANTAARRQLLLPDPVIGLDAASVLPGGEQLLQFSNRDDLPDSESPAESEAAQRTDGGEAQLRPHPSGVELCLDDGSQFIVSTEPVPAELSVEGQLLVFRDVTAQREQELEFQAVIEHTSDIVTIVDPDGRISYVSPSVEPELAYTQLELVGRDLSELFHPDDIEPIEAEMEAVADSDRTINSQYRVQTDDGDWRMVETTVRGSHSTPATDGVIITIRDITDRYQNQQRRRVMNRVLRHDLRNDMNVVVGHAEILTETLDAKRGRHAETIEQKASNLVRLGEKVRKIDQRLHGRDQELKRIDLSRIVEDEVQSIHETYPDTEIRTRVENASILGDTLIRSAVTNLIENAVEHNDSETPEVDVVVTHCPETDRVELTVSDNGPGVPEAEQRVITAGIETPLEHISGLGLWLVKWIVEGMDGELAIENTDPRGSVVTLSFPSLADANAAAADRSATASASRTRPMGGDSVGAPIQTTTRSDE
- a CDS encoding acyl-CoA dehydrogenase family protein, producing the protein MDFELSAENQERREEVRAFCEAELAPIAQKIEDDRRFPAEIFDELGDRGLLGVPISEAYGGRGAGQQAYSLVVEELGRVSGGTGLSYAAHTSLASKPLDAFGTEAQKERWLEPLARGESLGAWALTEPESGSDASNLQTQAVKDGDEWVINGTKQFITNANVADSIILKAVTDPEAGYDGISTFILDPHADDGFEITKIWDKMGLHSSPTCTFTLDDVRLPEDRLLGETGEGWTQTLTTLDGGRISIAALSTGLAQGAYEAAKTYAGEREQFDQPIAEFDAVRDLIVEMYRKTERARLLTRKAAWKYDRGESTTNAAALAKLDASEAAREVAESAIQVLGGHGYMTEYAPQRFYRDAKLMEIGEGTSQIQRLIIGRELSL
- a CDS encoding RIO1 family regulatory kinase/ATPase domain-containing protein translates to MRLRRLVRGRIDWPELETVIKTIAERYDRDEVSVRFLEADNWLSTPMVVDEDLFVKVISKQNTMVHALFTTGRNIGAFSAGTEGFFESFQTPYEMARHELEATREMRELGINTPEPVEAFEVDGFGVVVLEYLPDFRPLDELDPESELGLAVDLFDALKTLHDAGLAHGDLRAENVLILDAELFFIDATNVNSEGNNSIRWYDLACGLAALEPLIGAREAVDAALAVYSVDELLNAMDFLSFVKIRPDHDFEAAALTSEIEKRATDSQRA
- a CDS encoding DNA-3-methyladenine glycosylase family protein — translated: MVDVHDQLRQTELEPLVESYGELTLEPAEDLFERLVISIVNQLISTEAARTIRKRLFAAVDITPEGILAAEESTLREAGLSPQKVEYVRAVATWFLAEEVTTDQFAGQSDSAVIETLTEISGIGVWTAKMTLIFGLGRPDVFPVEDLAVRRGMTALFSDESRPEMRARAEDWAPYRSTATLYIWEYYVDENSTVDSIVS
- a CDS encoding IS5-like element ISHla2 family transposase, giving the protein MKTLPKSQILRFTEKAIHLARRAVSRYSSKFSKHRYTLPQHVVLLCLKVRKNTTYRGLLDELIEMPRIRQALGLTELPTPSTLCKAFNRLDMAVWRVVLTLSATLLPTSGIVGVDASGFGRSHASKHYTKRAELTIQQLKVTLLVDTKVNAILDLHVTTTRKHDSQIAPSLIKRNPETIDILLGDKGYDDQKIRRLARHHEVRPLIKHREFTSLHKAWNARLDADLYGQRSQSETVNSTLKRKYGAFVRSRQWWKQFRELVLRCLVYNIDRAL
- a CDS encoding geranylgeranylglycerol-phosphate geranylgeranyltransferase is translated as MATLAVRGRACLDLTRPGNAIAAGLLTFTGAFVAGGVSGAPAAVGAAVIATLTATGGGNAINDYFDREIDAINQPERPIPRGDISARGALRFSLVLFGIATAAALTLPAVAIAIAVFNFIALVAYTELFKGLPGVGNALVGYLTGSTFLFGGAAVDRPLGAVTLFGLAAIATLTREIVKDVEDIAGDREEGLRTLPIVIGERRALLIGVAVMVLAVAASGWPYLTGTFGVVYLAVVIPADLVMLGATVRAFTAPRTGQRWLKRGMLLAAVAFVAGRAVVVIGT
- a CDS encoding RAD55 family ATPase, which translates into the protein MYELTADLDEEVLPGTNILISGPPLTGKRSLALDILANGVEKGEGAIIVTTKDSATRVLEDFARRTKYEGRPVAVVDCVTRQQGVGEVREDKRIKYTSSPVDMTGIGIKLSEFLQAFHQDQGITHNRIMVHSLSTLLMYADLQTVFRFLHVFTGRIQSVDGLGVFCIDSTSHDDQAMNTLTQLFDGVIRMKEDEPPEVRLQQ
- a CDS encoding CoA-binding protein — encoded protein: MAVSDDDTLRELLGMNRIAVVGCSSTPGKAAHEIPAYLQRQGYEIYPVNPFADEILGREAVDSLSEIENEIDLVDVFRPSEEVAGIVDETLDRTESTGDVEAIWLQLGIHDDAAVEKAEAAGLTVVEDRCMKVEHQRLME
- a CDS encoding DUF5798 family protein, coding for MGLGSTTKKIQMLADTAEKMFHRLNEVREQVDTTQETVQNTGDRVQTLETEIVEQRAIIEAIATELDIDLDAVSADAHILDAEAEAGAVDESESADTDDPETEA
- the surE gene encoding 5'/3'-nucleotidase SurE is translated as MDGPRILLTNDDGIDSVGFRALYEGLSTLGDVIAVAPADDQSSVGRSISRAVDVRDHELGYEVAGTPVDCVIAGLGTLCPDVDLVVSGCNKGANIGAYVLGRSGTVSAAVEAAFFDVPAISVSLYIDAGDDWQQLATDPADFRHATAATRYLVDHAGEAGVFEAADYLNVNVPYIETESGRIEPSEMVVTHPSTRYEMGAERNGEQVDLQDNIWEMMRSGSITDPEGTDRRAVAEGQISVSPLTAPHSTKHHDALDSLAEQYRVENEGPS
- a CDS encoding NAD(P)/FAD-dependent oxidoreductase; the protein is MSADSDAVVEHRPLVIAGTGISGLTAAIYAARSNNNPLVLEGDEPGGQLTLTTDVENYPGFPEGISGPELINNMKEQAEQFGADTKNGVLESVDAEGEGTDRLFRITLSNGDVYTADAVIAASGASARTLGIPGEDDLMGYGLSTCATCDGAFFRDEKIVVIGGGDAAMEEAHFLTKFASTVYIVHRREEFRAEDVWIDRIMDKVDAGEIEIMRNTEATELHGSREEGVDSVTLVRHPEGHPTAKLDDPETEEFEFDAGAVFYAIGHTPNTGYLEDIGVDTDDEGYLKTEGGEGGNQTATGVAGLFGAGDVVDFHYQQAVTAAGMGCQSAMDADAYLEELERTRAKTAAADADTAAAESDD